The Arachis ipaensis cultivar K30076 chromosome B07, Araip1.1, whole genome shotgun sequence genomic interval GGTGGAAGTCTACAAAACCAATCAAATCATTTGATGAGAAATCTAACTGTAAAAGATTTTCATATCGAAATATTGAATTTGGAAAACCACCTTGGAGTTTGTTATTAGAGAAAAGCAAATGTGTGATGGAATGAGTTGAAAATTCATTAATCGGTCCTACCAGCTTGTTGTTACTAAGACCGATCTCTTTCAAGAGGGGCAACGAGTAACACCAATGAGGGATTGTTCCATTTAACAAATTATTATCCAAATGTAGAGCTACTAGTTTTGAGAGTTTGGTAGTTTGACTTGGAATTGGGCCTTCTAAATGATTAGCTGACAAATCTAAATGAAAAACTTGGGTTAGTTGAAACAATGATGGTGGCAGTTGGCCTCCTAAATTGTTTGAAGAAAGTGCCAAGAACTCTAATTTAGTGAAGTTGGCGGCGAATACATCTGGGATGTGGCCACTGAAATTATTTTCTTGAAGATCTAAATTGATGAGATGTTTGAGGTTTGAAAGCAAAGATGGGATCTCACCATGAAAGTTATTTGCCGCAAAGGCCAAAGTTGTCAGTTGAGTGAGGTTCCACAGAGAAGGAGGAACCAATCCATCAAAGTCGCATTCGGTAAGCCATATTTGATTAAGAGACTTCAGCTGGCCTATGGAGTCTGGTATTTCTCCTGAGAAAGATGTGTAGTAGAGATCCAAGACCCTTAGAGGAGCACTCCAGTTGGACTTTGGAAGTTTACCTCTGAGCATTGAATTCTCTGACAAAATTAGTTCTTGCAGATTAGGTAACCCAAGTACGGCAGTTGGAAAATTCTCTTGTAACCCGGTGTAATCAAGTCTCAAGGAGACAAGAGAAGATGACAAATTCATCAGCAAAGACAGGGAGTCCTCTCTAACAGAAGACATGTTCACATCAGTTAGAACAAGCTCTTTCAAGTTTGTGGCGTTAAGAATGAGTCTGTTCCATGTGGATGGATCAAGTCTTAGTATATTTTGTCTGAAAATATTAGTGGACAGATCGAGTGAGACTAATTTAGACAGGTGAGAGATTGTGGACGGAATCACACCACTCAAAGCTGAAGAGGATAGATTGAGATGGGTGAGACTCACAAGATCACCAATCCCGGGATATATTGAAGAATCAGACAAGTCATTGAAGGCAAGGTTGAGTTGTTGAAGATGCGTGAGATGGAAGAGTGTGCTGTTCGGATGAAACTCACCTTGAAGCATGCTGCAACTCTCACCCTGAAGCATGCTGCAACTGAGGTCGAGGCCAATCACGTGCCCTGACGTGGTGTCGCACGTGACACCATCCCACTCGCAACAATCAGTATCGTTTTTCCATGATGCTGTCTTGGGATAAGACGAACAATAAAGCTCCGCCAACCACGAGTCTTTGTATAACGAAGTGTTGACGACAAACGAGTTCTTGAATTGGAGCAAGTTTGAGGTGTCATCATGATTGCACAATGGCAACACCGATGATGAGCAAGTGTAAGATGGAGTATGAATGAAGAGTAACAAGAGTGTGAAACATGGCAACACAAACGACTTCATATCGCAAAATTTAGATTTCATGAGGTTTGAGTTGAAGGAAAGGATTTGTGTTTTGTTTTTGGTGACTGAAGGAAAGGATTTGTGTGTATGTTATGCGCTAACAATGCAAATTTATAAAGTGCTTCTATTTTTCTAGACAAGTACTTTTATTCCACAACCGCGTTGAATAAAATGTTAACTAGTGTCATAGTCTGCGTTGATTTATAATAATTTCCTAATATTTTACATACACATAcatagtttatatatatataattatgatAGAGNNNNNNNNNNNNNNNNNNNNNNNNNNNNNNNNNNNNNNNNNNNNNNNNNNNNNNNNNNNNNTCTAATTTATAGTTTTTTACTGTTTTATATGtataagttttaatttatttatataaaattatagattatgttaaTATTATTTACGTTAAATAATCAGTTCGAAAacatttattagtttttaaaatttttgttttaataaaaggTTCGGCTTTAATGAATTGAGCTATGAGTTAAACTCAATTTTAAAACCATATACCTAACCATTTATCCAACCATTTATCTAATATCTATGAATATCATAAATTCtaacttaaattttattattgttaagacTATATCATCGAATAGACTGATGATGGAACTAATCAAATAAATCATTTTCAAGGAAGCTGGAATGATGGAATGGAAACTAAGAGTAACTATAATTGAGTGTTTTAGTCtttattttgtattaaaaataattgataaaaaatgAGGTATAAAAAAACATTTTATTTTGATAGAAAATATATTAACTTttgttttattatataaaatttaaattgaattaaaattaaatattaaaataataaattttacattagcctcaaataattatatattacaTAAGATCTCACAAATATTATTATGATATTTTATAAAATCCAAAATGAAATTAAGCTAAGATAGAGATGCTCTTAATATTTCCAAATGAAGAAAAGTCATTAAACTTGAGTGATACGGAGAATTGAAGAAGTCCCTAGTCTTCCTCAATCATCGGGAAAAAAAAAACGAACTTATTTTCCTGAAATTTTTTTGacataaacaataaaataattatttctcCTGAAAGGCATATATAGTTTTCTAAAAAGACAATTTTCTTTTTGTGACGAAtaaaatcaataatttttttcaaaaacatgtgGTAGTAAATACGCCCAACACAATATAGTTAGATTAATTCTATAATATGGTTATATAAGTTTGACAATATTTAAAATAGTATTGTTAaagttaaaattatatttttcatatttttgtaatatttttttaattaaaaagtatttttaaatattaaagatattattttgattttaacaATACCTGTTTGAATATTATCAAAGTTATATAATCATGGTAGTAACTATAACAATAGCTATAATAGCATATATCTTAAAAAATAGGATCCCGTTAGGATGggttattgagttacaaaatgaacatcccttatactatctagaataaccatccgagtactagcgcatgataccactcatcccaaaaaaaACTTCAGTTGATGGAAAagggtaacactaatgattatatctctaatattctccaaacctccattgtacacattgtataaatattccattggctcctcatactttccctaaAAAATATTGTCACTGCATGTAATAACAGTGAAAACTGAAAAGTGAATATTAAAGATGGAATACATATAGTATCCAGATTTATTAGGTAtgttttatatataataaaaaatactatGCATAATGATAAGTTTTGATAGATGTcagaaaatataaaaatgtaaTTGTATTAAGTGACCAAATatgtttactttctttttccttttgagCAAGGCAAAAAGACTTCATGCTAGTgaaactttaattttattaaaattttaataattccaTTTCTTTTTAAGTTTAAAGACTAAAAAAGTAGCACAATATCATTTCTTTATATCTCACGAGTGAACCAAAATTTTCCAAAATGCTCCCAACATGCTAGATTTATCTGTGCCTACTCACACTGCTTTAATTTGTCTCAGAAACTCTCAACCTTAACCTTGTTTTGCTTCTTTATTTATCAGCTGTAGCCTTATAATTAATTATTGCTTATAGATTGTTCATCAGTTGCAGATTCAAAATATTCAGAGAAGGAAATGTTACCAGACAGACAAGTTGTGTGAGACAGAACAATGCATTGAAGGATATTGCATTAGATAGTGCATGCTAAGTTGCTAACAACACATTGTTACAAAAAGTACTAGTTTCAGTACAATAATTGATATTAACTTGGTCAATGCAACATGAAACTAAAGAACCCTGAAAGAATATTATAATGTCATATATAATCTCATTGTGTCTTCAATCAAAGTACATCCCTTTTTTAAACATAGCCCAATTTCATTTCACAATATTCTTTTATCAAATGCGATAAGATGTAGACCAATATTTTTTTGAAGTGCTTAGATTATATTAGATTGATTTAAATTTcaatataatattaaataaaaccaCACAAAATGAGTTACAAAAATTAAGCTGACAATATACATGATCCATTTTATAAAGAATAATATACACATGAAAGAAAATACATGACCCATGCATGGTCTATTAATTAATAGAAATTACATATTTTATTCCACAAACAGAGAAACTAACATCATTacagaaaaatattaaaagaaaaaaggaaaacacATGAAGCTAACAACAGTAGTCTCCTACAGTTTACATGGCCTCTCCTGAGCTTGCTTTGTTAAGTATAACCACAAAGAAGTCTGGCAAGCCATAAGGGCTTCGCAGTTTTGATAAACAACCTTCCAAGGAACATCCCAAATACCACTCCGCATCCATATCCCACTGCAACTGACTTCCACCCAAATAATGATTCTTTTGCCTCAGCAAACACTGAAGGTGGTTGTTCTTTGTCATTGTCGCATGACTTTGACAAAGGGAATCCACAAAGCATTGGGTTTCCTCTATAGGAATCATTTTGAAATGTATTGAACTGTTTTCCTGTTGGTATCATTCCCTTCAACTGGTTTTCAGAAAGGTTCAAGACAGCCAGAAAATTCAAATTGGTCAAAGCCATAGGAATCTCACCTTTTAATTGGTTCCATGAGAAGTCTAACCATTCCAAACTTGTCAAATTTCCCAAAGTTTGTGGAATCGTACCACTGATTTTATTGTGAGAAAGATTAAGCCCTTTGAGAGAACTTAATTCTCCAATGACATGTGGGATTTCTCCTtcaaacatgttatttgataagtCTATAGTTGTAAAAGTGGTTAATATTCTCACTAGCTCTGTGGACTGACCTTTGATAATAACCACTACAGAATCATTGTACGCAGCACCGGAGCTGCTATGCATGTATAACAAACCACGAGGATGATGAGTACCATTACTCAGATCCTTCATTCCTTGAAAATTCTCAAAGAACGAGGTTGGCAAAGGGCCGCTGAATTTGTTGTTGGAAACATCAAATATTCTCAACTTTGGAAATGGATCTTTGGCACCGAAACTAGTGATGGTACCATGAAACTTATTTGCTCTTAAACTGAGTACTTGTAACTCCTGAAGACCTTCTAGCCAACTAGGAAACACATCCTCTAAGTTATTTTCTGCAAGATCCAAAACTTCCAACATGATGCAGTTAGACAAAGACCTTGGTAACGAACCGTCCAGTTGGTTGTTGTTTAACTTTATTGTTTGAAAGTTGTAGTCTTGAGAAAAATTTGTAGGTATGTTTCCATGAAGGTTGTTCACTTGAAGATCCAAAATTGTGAGATCAGGAAGTGCTCCCAAGCATTGTGGAATCACGCCAGACAAGTGGTTGTGAGACAAGATGAGTGCATCGAGGAAGGTTGCATTGCAAAACATTGAAGGAATGGTGCCAGACAAGTGATTGTGAGAAAAGATGAGTTGTGTACTGAGGGACAATGTTGAAGGAATGCCTCCTGTGAAGTTGTTGTTTGAAACTGCAAAGTAATCGGTGCCATTTGCTGGAATTGGAAGATCTCCTTGCAGCTGGTTGAAACTGAGGTCAATAAAGTTCATGCTCTTCCATGTGTGCAAGAGATTATCACTAAACCAATTGGGAATCTTTCCATGGATTTTATTGTTAGAAAGATCTAAATTTCTTAGATTTTGTAGTTTAGCTAGGAATGGAGGAAAAACAGTAACACTacaagaagagaaatataaaatgTCAAGTTTGGGTAAGACATAGTCAACTCTACTATTAATATCAACAGAAAGAAATTTATTGTTAGAAaaatcaagaaaatataaatttttcaattttgaaaaatgaaaaaagtCCACAAGACCACTCAAGTCATTTGATGACATATCCAAATGAGTGAGATTTTTTAGAAATTCAAAGATCGAATTTGGAAAATCACCTTGAAATTTGTTATGAGAGAGAACTAAATATTCCAATGAATAAGTGGAGAATTTGCTAATTGGCCCTGTGAGTTGGTTCATGCTAAGATCTAGATCTCTCAATGAAGACAAAGAATAGCACCAATCTGGAATTGTCCCATTTATAAAGTTATTAGCCAAATCTAGTATTTCTAGTTTTGAAAGTGTGGCATTTTTGCTTGGAATTGGGCCGATTAATTGATTAAAAGACAGACTTAAGTAAGAAAGTTGAGTTAGATCAAATAATGATGATGGCAGTTGGCCTCCTAGACTGTTAGAAGAAAGTTGCAAGGTATGTAATTTAGTGAAGTTGTCGAACACATCTGGGATGTGACCACTGAATGTATTATGACTAAGATCTAAGTAGGTGAGATGTTTGAGGTTTGAAAGCAAAGATGGAATCTCACCATGAAATCTATTTCCTGAAAGGTCCAACTGTGTTAGTTGAGTGAGGTTCCACAAAGACACAGGAATTAACCCATCAAATCGGCAAAACTGTAGCCGTAGTTGGTTAAGAGACTTCAAATGGGAAATGGAATCAGGTATTTCTCCTGAGAATACTGTGTAAGAGAGATCCAAGTACCTTAGAGGAGTGCTCCAATTAGACTTTGGAAGTTCAACTTTCAGATCTTCATTGACATACAAACTTAGTTCTTCAAGATTAGGTAAACCAAGTATGCCAGTTGGAAATCTTCCATGCAATTCAGTATAAGCAAGATTTAGGAACAACAAAGAGGATGTGAAATTCATTAGCAAAGACAATGAAGTTTCTCTGATAGAAGACATGTCTATGACATTTAGAACCAGCTCTTCCATGTTAGTGGTGTTACCAATGAGTCTGCTCCATGTGGATTCATCAAGTGTCAGTTCATAATTATACGAGAGATCAAGTGAGAGTAATTTAGACAAGTGTGAGATTGTGGACGGAATATCACCAGCCAATGCTGAAGTGGATAGATTGAGATGGGTGAGACTCACAAGATTACCAATTCCAGGATATATTGGAGAGTTGGAGAAGTTATTGAAGGCAAGGTTGAGTTGTTGAAGATGCGTCAGATGGAAGAGTGTGCTGTTGGGATGAAACTCGCCTTCAAGCATGCTGCAACTCAGGTCAAGCCCAATCACGTGCCCTGACTTGGTGTCGCACGTGACACCATCCCACTCGCAACAATCAGTATTGTTGTTCCAGGATACTGTCTTGGGATAAGATGAACAATAAATCCCCATCTCCTCACTCCACCACCCGTCTTTGTACAATGAAGGGTTGATGGAAAATGAGTTCTTGAATTGGAGCAGGTTTGAGTTGTCATGGTGGTTGCATAGTGGCAACACCGATGAACAAGTGGAAGATGGAgtatcaacaagaagaagaagaagaagaagcaacgaGAGAGTAAAACACCCCATCATTATGATGTCACAATAATAATGTTTAGATTTTTAATGTATTGAGTGTAGTGCATGGCATCGAATGCAACTCATGAATGCAAATTTATAGAGATAAGCCCCTGCGTATGGAATATGATTCAAACTTAGTTTGATAGTGTAGTGTGTGGTACTGGCTATTCGCATTTTTCCACAACATTTTTCTACAACCTCATCGCATTAatccatgcataaattaaaaataatacgtTTAACTAATTGGTGTCATCATTATTAGATACTATTTCAAtgacttttttatttctttcagcATGTATACTATACGCTTATAGCACACAATGCAAGTTGAATTATATAAAATTGTGTAGTTAAATAATTATACTTGCAACACTGCATAAAATTAAAAGAGTTGTAAGCAAAATTTCCGTCCTTCCTCAAAGTTCAGTATTTTCTATCTTAATTATGCCTCTGTATATAAGTTAATTCTTACATAAAAATAATAAGGCTATACATATGTGATATGCATACATGATGATGTATAATGATACAAGATTAAAATCTATCATTGTCTCTCTGTCTCTTATATTCTTGTTTAGTGACATTAGTATTATTAAAAATTGAAGTCCATTCATTATAAGACTATTATATATAGAGAAAGTGAAACCCAGCCATTGTCGAATGGACAGTTGGAAAGAATTAATAACAAATAAATCTTTTTCTGGAATAAGCTTGACTAATGAtggctttaaaaattaatttaatttatattgggTTTCTATTAATTGTAAGGAATCAAGTGATGTAACTTGGATCTTTGATGTATAGAACTAGGTTACTATATATTTCAAGATCATGTGTACGCTCCCGTTGATAACTTCACATGGCCGAAATTGTAAATTTTGTTATGCATGATCTATGATGTATTTGTAAGCTAAAACACAGGGTAATAATTATGAAGCTAAAACACAAATTATATCATACACTTTAGTCCATAAACAAAGAAGTTCACATTGCAGAACATGAAGCTAAGTCATCATATTCTTCTATGATTTAAGTCCACAAGGGTTTCTTTCCCAGTCAAGATAAGCCAAATAAAATGCCAAATAGTAATTGGAGCTAGCATGAAAGAGCTCTCATACTTTGATTTGAAATATTTGTTTGATTCGATAGTATATTATTCTGGACACTGATTTTCCACAAAGCGCGTTGAATAACAAGAAGGTATGTCATAATCTGGGAAATAAAGTTGCATGGTATGGACTACGGAGAATGAAGAAGCAACAAGCTAATTAAGAGGGATAACCAAtgcaaaataatatttttatttttaatcttcTTCAATTCATTTCAAATTTTCTATCACACTTATCTTAATCAAaggtaaattattttttttgccatAAGATTTACGATTCTTTTTAAAATACCATAACGTTTAGTTTTATGAGGAGTGCTAGGGGACCAGTAACTTTTGTGGTTTGTAACcattaatagtgtttttaatggtgtgagattaaatCCAATAGTGTGAAATTATTGTTGgccaactttttaaaaaattgctGACCCCGAGACTTTTCCTGGTTAATATTCTCATCAGCTCTATGAATTGACCTTTCATAGTGACAACTACAGAATCATTGTATGTTATTTTGTTGCTGTTATTTATATATGACAAATCAGGATTACTATCACTCAAATCCTCCATCCCTTGAAAATTCTCAAAGAATGAGATTGGCAAAGGGTCGCTAAATTTGTTGTTATAAACATCAAATATTCTCAACTTTGGAAATGGATGTTTGGCAATTAAACTAGTGATGGTACCAtgaaacttaaaaaataaaaactaccaAATAAGGACTTAAGAAGAGTTGCAAACATTGGACACGGTTTGACCCTCCGTCAATtcctaacataaaaaaattaacgAAATTGCTTATGTGTAGTGTGTTAACTTTGGTTGACATGTCTGTCTATTCCCCAATTAAATGATCTCAAATGTTAGAAACAATTTAGTCTTCCAATTTGGTTGAGTTATATCAGCACACAAACCCTAATTGTCTAAATTCCCCAATTGAGCATCTTTAAGGTCAGTGCATGCCTTCTAAATGCTATCGCAACAAATGATGGAATAGCACAGAAAACTCATTCATTACGAGACGGCAAAAGGAAAGAAGCAAAAGGAGTGATTGGAGTGGTAGAGGTGATTCAACACATACGAGAGCATTCAGCGACAAAATTGCTTCCACGAGTAATTGTCAATTATATGCAACAATATACAAATTTAGAATAGTGAAGAATCCAAATAAGTTATTCTTTGGGTGTCAACTATAGGGTAATTGATTTGTTTGTGCTTTATTgcttgaaaagaagaaaaatgtttggaattttttttttttcatttttgtgcaGAACAATTTGTCATATTGCAAATTCTTCAAATGACTGGATGAAACTATTGGTTATAAACTTATAATCCTCTCGTGCGCACATCTTTTTAGCTACGGTTTATTGTAAATAAAGGGATTTGTGATAGATTTATGAAGAAATACACAATATAAGAGAGGCTCCAACAGTTTTCAATGATTTAGTGTCAATATTAAGTTGGCTAAACAGCATACGTCAGTCTATATAATAGAATAGCTAAATATATCCGTTCTATTTCACAAGGTCAATTAACAAAAAAATGTAAAGTATCTGAGATTTACAATTTTTGAGGACTTATATAGTAAGTTATTTTGGTGACTATTTATATAATAGTTTTTAATTCTTAAGGACTAATTTATCTAAAGTTAAAATTCTGATAAATTTAATTTGTCATTCTATTCTAATATTTAAGATGCACAAACTAATTACAAGTATGAAAAAGGCTTTTATATTAGAGAAAATCACTATAAATGatcattaataaaattaaattattaaaaagaaNNNNNNNNNNNNNNNNNNNNNNNNNNNNNNNNNNNNNNNNNNNNNNNNNNNNNNNNNNNNNNNNNNNNNNNNNNNNNGTTTTTAGTTCCCTTCTCTCCTTTCTTATTTTTGTCTCtcaattttctttttccaaaaaaacTCATGATTTTCAGTCCCTCTTAATTAGCCCAAACTTAAGCCCATATTTATGACACTGCAACCATCATGTAGTTGCAGTCCAATGACTCCAATTTCTGTCTCTTCCATGCATGTGTACCTGTTCAACAATCAAAAAATCtattaattttattgtttttttatgTTCATCGTTACTGTGTTCTTAATATTATGCTTCgcttaatttcttttaattattttccaTAAGTTTAATGTCATTCGGTTTTCTTTCAATTATAGTAATAAAATTTTAGTTGAATGGTGTTAACTATGAATGTTCTTAATATTATGCTtcacttaatttcttttaattgttTCCCATAAGTTTAATAAGTTTAATGTGATTCGGCTTTCTTTCAAGTTTCAATTATAGTAATAAAATTTTAGTTGAATGGTGTTAAGTGTTAACTATGAAGACCGAGTGACAATGCATGGCTTGAAAATTCACCATGCTGTTTAGGGAGTAATAATGGTATTATTTGTGTGACTAAAGAGAAATATATTTAACAAGGTGTGACGGGAAAATggatcctttttaatttttttaacatttaaaaaaatGCAGTATAATCTTTTATTATTAACTTTATAAGTGGgactaaaattaaatataaaaaaaaaacaataaatgatGAAAGATCACAATTGACATCCCATGCTTGTGCATTTTTCTCAATTGTTGTTTTAGTCTATTTTGTTGACCTTAGCTATTAAAGAGATAAAAAAGAAATTTGCAGTTCTCGCGTACTATAAAATATCCTTATTTTTTATTGCCAATTTTCCAAAATGTCGGAGATGTTAAAAAATAATAGggtgaaaaataagaaaaagttaGAGGATTACTCATGATGAATTTTTAATTTGCagcaacaaatttttattatagaTGAAAAAATTTATTTCATTTCATTGGGTAGCTAAAGTTAGTTGGATAATGCAATTTTTATTTCTAACCTATAATGCATGTTAGTTGGGCAATGCAATTTTTATTTCTAACCTAAAATGTATGTTAGTTGGGTAATGTAATTTTCATTTCTAACCTAGaaacatataaataaataatatatatacttgACACCATTCAAAATATATTGTTATCATTTCTAAACATTCTTTTAGTAGGATAAGATAACACTAAAAATGTTTAGAATTATCAGAACAgaacaaaaattgaaaataacaactATCTCATATGATATACAGCCCGTAGAATTTATATTTTTGTATCAACCCATCCAATCTTATTATCAAAATGGTGAATATTACAATGATCAACCCGAAAatggagagggagaggaggaAGACTCGGACTCCGAATCAGAAGTCGGAGAGGAGGAAGCCCGGGAAGAGGATTCGGACTCAAAAGATGGAGATGAGGAAGACCCGGACTCGGAGGATGGAGATGGAGAGGAGGAAGACCCGGACTCGGAAGATGGAGAGGAAGAgaaggaagacacagaagacggAGAAGAAGAGGGCCCGGAAGatggagagggagaggaggaagactcagaagatggagaagaagaggaggaagactcAGAAGATAGAGAAGAAGAGGAGGCAGACTTAGATGAAGATTTAATGTCAACTTACTAATTAGAAATTAcagtaaaataaaaattataccaAAATTTAATTCAGCATTCAAAATCCAGGATCtgaaattatatcaaaattaggAGGATTATTAGAAGAATACATTACAgaatatagaatttcacaatgtGATCACTAATTTTCAgccaataacaaaaaataaattcaaaagaaaaattcaagTTCCTTCATAAACCAAAGAACGAAACAGAAAATAATGTTAGAATTACTTTCAATAACAAGGGTATGTGCCAAATATTGGGCAAATCATGGAGATTAACAATGTTTGACATCTGCTGAGTTGGCTTTGTTTTCTGTAAATTAAAACCATCAGTTTAAGTCTATATCATAGTTAAAAACAAtaaactgaaatttaaaatttcaattggatacttcctatttttttatttctcactTATATCTAGTAAGTGAACATAGAAGTTGCATTGATGTCATTTTATTTGTAGTATACTGTTCGCCAACAACATTGAGAACAGAAACCAAGTTGACATGAATGAGTTAGCATTACTTCTGAAAAACGGTTTTAAAATTCTATTCAGTATTCAGTATTACAGCAATTCTGTAGCAGAAttaacagaataaaaaaattaattgaaaaactaAAGAACTCTGCAGCAACTCCAGCAAGCCAGTGATTCATATaattaacagaataaaaaatattaattgaaaaaCTGAAGAACTCCGCAGCAACTCCAGCAAGCCAGCAATTCATATCATTACGAGtttatcaaaaaaattaattaaaacactAAGGAACTCACTGAGGCAGAGAAAGCACCTAAAGTGGCATAGAGATGCTCGGCAGGATAGAGGCGGCCGACGACAGAAGCTATGACCCGACCTTCCGACAACGAGGGCGACAGAAGCTTTAAATGGACCACCCGACGATGACGATGGCAACAGAAGCTTCGAGTGGTGATGGTGGCAACAACTGGTGGCCACTGCCGGTGCCGATAGTGGTAAGGACGGTGGAGTGGAGGCGTTCCTGCTGGCTTCAACCTTCAGCTCATTGAGGAAATTAGGgtggaaggggagagagaggcgTTAGGCTCAAAGGGATTGGGTGGGTTATGGCCTTTTGAACGTTTTTGTTTTTAGCGTaaaaaaacgacgccgttttttaTAAGGATGGCAAAATTGGACTTCTAAAAAACCCGTTCGGTTCGTCCGGTTAACCACTGATTTGACCGATTTTTTACTGGTTTTTGTAGAACGGTTTTAGGAGTCAATCGAACTGGCCAGATGACCGGTTTCCAATTAATTCGGTTGAACTGGTCAGTCCGGTCCGATTTTTAGAACATTATTAAAATTTCCATTCCTCAAATCATTTTCAGGCTCATAAACCACTTTTCCTCAAACGTAaatttccctttttaaaacatggTTACTGAGCACGTGGTG includes:
- the LOC107609470 gene encoding receptor-like protein 12, translated to MMGCFTLSLLLLLLLLVDTPSSTCSSVLPLCNHHDNSNLLQFKNSFSINPSLYKDGWWSEEMGIYCSSYPKTVSWNNNTDCCEWDGVTCDTKSGHVIGLDLSCSMLEGEFHPNSTLFHLTHLQQLNLAFNNFSNSPIYPGIGNLVSLTHLNLSTSALAGDIPSTISHLSKLLSLDLSYNYELTLDESTWSRLIGNTTNMEELVLNVIDMSSIRETSLSLLMNFTSSLLFLNLAYTELHGRFPTGILGLPNLEELSLYVNEDLKVELPKSNWSTPLRYLDLSYTVFSGEIPDSISHLKSLNQLRLQFCRFDGLIPVSLWNLTQLTQLDLSGNRFHGEIPSLLSNLKHLTYLDLSHNTFSGHIPDVFDNFTKLHTLQLSSNSLGGQLPSSLFDLTQLSYLSLSFNQLIGPIPSKNATLSKLEILDLANNFINGTIPDWCYSLSSLRDLDLSMNQLTGPISKFSTYSLEYLVLSHNKFQGDFPNSIFEFLKNLTHLDMSSNDLSGLVDFFHFSKLKNLYFLDFSNNKFLSVDINSRVDYVLPKLDILYFSSCSVTVFPPFLAKLQNLRNLDLSNNKIHGKIPNWFSDNLLHTWKSMNFIDLSFNQLQGDLPIPANGTDYFAVSNNNFTGGIPSTLSLSTQLIFSHNHLSGTIPSMFCNATFLDALILSHNHLSGVIPQCLGALPDLTILDLQVNNLHGNIPTNFSQDYNFQTIKLNNNQLDGSLPRSLSNCIMLEVLDLAENNLEDVFPSWLEGLQELQVLSLRANKFHGTITSFGAKDPFPKLRIFDVSNNKFSGPLPTSFFENFQGMKDLSNGTHHPRGLLYMHSSSGAAYNDSVVVIIKGQSTELVRILTTFTTIDLSNNMFEGEIPHVIGELSSLKGLNLSHNKISGTIPQTLGNLTSLEWLDFSWNQLKGEIPMALTNLNFLAVLNLSENQLKGMIPTGKQFNTFQNDSYRGNPMLCGFPLSKSCDNDKEQPPSVFAEAKESLFGWKSVAVGYGCGVVFGMFLGRLFIKTAKPLWLARLLCGYT